TAAGTGTTAGCGCTGGTGAAATAAAAGCGGAGAAAGAAGCCAATGGCGAAGCAGGTTTTTCAGAAAGAAATTAATGAGTGCGCGGTGGTCATCGTGGGTGGAACATCCGGCGTCGGCTTGGCGACTGCCGTGCAGTTTGTGGAGGCAGGAGCGACTCGCATTGCTTTGGTTGGTCGAAATAGTGAGCGTGGTAACGCTGCTGTTGAGGTGCTTCGCAAGCAGAATGCGGATATTACGGTCGTGTTTATCTCGGCAGATGCCAATGTTCCCAGCGAGGCTGAGCGTGTTGCTGAGCAGGCGCATCAAGATTTGGCCGGTTTGGATATTTTGGTTAATACCACCGCGGCATCCTATGTTCCCAAATTGTTATTCAAAACAGATATCAATGAGATTCCAGGCATACTTAATCAGCAGGCATTGGCTCCGTTGCTGATGAGTCGAGCTGT
The DNA window shown above is from Spongiibacter sp. IMCC21906 and carries:
- a CDS encoding SDR family NAD(P)-dependent oxidoreductase, coding for MAKQVFQKEINECAVVIVGGTSGVGLATAVQFVEAGATRIALVGRNSERGNAAVEVLRKQNADITVVFISADANVPSEAERVAEQAHQDLAGLDILVNTTAASYVPKLLFKTDINEIPGILNQQALAPLLMSRAVLPYMREQKFGVITNIASDAAKVPTPGETIIGAAMSAITLFSRTLAVEAKRDGIRVNTLTPSLIDGTPVYDRVMDDPFSAKLFENAAKLASLGVADPEDLAAMIVFLSGPGAKRVTGQTISVNGGISAG